The Accipiter gentilis chromosome 7, bAccGen1.1, whole genome shotgun sequence genome includes a region encoding these proteins:
- the VPS4A gene encoding vacuolar protein sorting-associated protein 4A: protein MTTPTLQKAIDLVTKATEEDKAKNYEEALRLYQHAVEYFLHAIKYEAPGDKAKESIRAKCTQYLDRAEKLKEYLRSKDKQGKKPVKESQNDNKGSDSDSEGENPEKKKLQEQLMGAIMMEKPNVRWSDVAGLEGAKEALKEAVILPIKFPHLFTGKRTPWRGILLFGPPGTGKSYLAKAVATEANNSTFFSVSSSDLMSKWLGESEKLVKNLFELARQHKPSIIFIDEVDSLCGSRNENESEAARRIKTEFLVQMQGVGNSSDGILVLGATNIPWVLDSAIRRRFEKRIYIPLPEEAARAQMFKLHLGNTPHCLTEANIQELARKTDGYSGADISIIVRDALMQPVRKVQSATHFKKVRGPSRTTPGAFVDDLLTPCSPGDPGATEMTWMEVPSDKLMEPIVCMSDMLRSLATTRPTVNADDLLKVKKFTEDFGQEG, encoded by the exons ATGACAACGCCCACCCTGCAG AAGGCCATCGACCTGGTCACCAAAGCCACCGAGGAGGACAAGGCCAAGAACTACGAGGAGGCCCTGCGGCTGTACCAGCATGCTGTGGAGTACTTCTTGCACGCCATCAAAT ATGAGGCTCCCGGCGACAAGGCGAAGGAGAGCATCCGAGCCAAGTGCACGCAGTACCTGGACCGGGCGGAGAAGCTGAAGGAGTACCTGCGCAGCAAGGATAAGCAGGGCAAGAAGCCGGTCAAGGAGTCCCAGAATGACAACAAGGG GAGCGACAGTGACAGTGAGGGCGAGAACCCCGAGAAGaagaagctgcaggagcagctgatgG GTGCCATCATGATGGAGAAGCCCAACGTGCGGTGGAGTGACGTGGCCGGTCTGGAGGGAGCCAAGGAAGCCCTGAAGGAAGCCGTGATCCTGCCCATCAAGTTCCCACACTTGTTTACCG GGAAGCGCACGCCCTGGCGAGGGATCCTGCTCTTCGGGCCCCCTGGTACTGGCAAGTCCTACTTGGCCAAGGCCGTCGCCACCGAGGCCAACAACTCCACCTTCTTCTCCGTGTCGTCCTCGGACCTGATGTCGAAGTGGCTGGGAGAGAGCGAGAA GCTGGTGAAGAACCTCTTCGAGCTGGCGAGGCAGCACAAGCCTTCCATCATCTTCATCGACGAGGTGGACTCACTGTGCGGCTCCCGCAACGAGAATGAGAGTGAGGCAGCCCGGCGCATCAAGACGGAGTTCCTGGTGCAGATGCAGG GTGTGGGGAACAGCAGCGATGGGATCCTGGTGCTGGGTGCCACCAACATCCCCTGGGTGCTGGACTCAGCCATCAGGAGAAG GTTCGAGAAGCGCATCTACATCCCGTTGCCTGAGGAAGCGGCGCGGGCCCAGATGTTCAAGCTGCATCTGGGCAACACCCCGCACTGCCTGACAGAGGCCAACATCCAGGAGCTGGCCCGGAAAACAGATGGCTACTCAGGGGCTGACATCAGCATCATCGTGCGGGACGCCCTGATGCAGCCCGTCCGCAAGGTGCAGTCGGCTACCCACTTCAAGAAG GTCCGCGGTCCCTCCCGAACCACCCCTGGCGCCTTCGTGGACGACCTCCTGACACCATGCTCGCCCGGTGACCCGGGTGCCACCGAGATGACCTGGATGGAGGTGCCCAGCGACAAGCTGATGGAGCCCATTGTCTGCATG TCGGACATGCTGCGCTCGCTGGCCACCACCCGCCCCACCGTGAATGCTGATGACCTCCTGAAGGTGAAGAAATTCACGGAGGACTTTGGACAGGAAGGTTAA